A genomic segment from Lutzomyia longipalpis isolate SR_M1_2022 chromosome 3, ASM2433408v1 encodes:
- the LOC129792878 gene encoding uncharacterized protein LOC129792878 isoform X3: MNRKQKEVKKTVSSAKMSPATNKLPGRQTNNSLSSITGNIIIPEMSSGSAKSGSAGGGGGGGSATAEKVSTTTTAATAAAAAEKVRKKKAKASQIFTTSIIPTLSFTETEEVLQIGMHKVLEYVKNHKDAWPFMDPVEEDIAPRYYSIIRRPMDLLKMEEKLDNGEYATFTEFRNDFKLIVNNCRLYNGQNNEYTEMVNNLQEAFEKGTKKYFEQNSSDEEDANLEYPDLKTNVFREKYAGTVKPTTPTKGATTTPSKVATPTKSNSSKKEVVVPKKSTTKRSKHSVDEESEESDVSEKVVKVKKGRVSEAKESAERQKTKNKHQEVSSAAVKEPIESPRGVKRKRKEKDKDRKRRKKNDGKSDAKSQESEGEDTEVEEIEKKVVKGRGKEQSKGSSAKKEKPQKVSQEKGAASSAKRNKKSAKEVTKKVSESPPKNAGKSGQKKTKTNPKEGSAKNEKNSKSKKVNEAAAQMVSKDFSSDGSLIDFPVVAKKKAAEKKEGKKVKEKSTKNKEKVPEKPKDEESPRRNKHKGKTEAVAEKKTKAPSNLSPISSERSSILSQSASKMNNSKVNSKTSTSRFHRDDDLMSISSRSFSRSPSPVSSTFSNDSDDFHTKRKLPSRPPTPDIRDKFDLIKERRRRLLGEEKSGSRSDHSASGKGKSGKGSTKSSPKDVGLLTKDTKDKHQTLNETIEKLKLSNEKTKQRTAVIDEILGGMKPPREQEKTIFERLKDPNVETKSSGAKHTQGREKKKDEYDFVDDSVPPAVSSHRQKKENQAKGGGKKNSKSSKVLAETTPKKNSKTNMEALEQGVWEQTLKDINRWLEPPSDSNSPSRYIWDDFEAEDFRRPVPIQQPAPRPTPPTDVPLLATPQKEAPTQAGGPRPNQPQGQNPPSAPQRKDASRDKRKTLKDKITVRKREVARPIDRLQPGKTKGNLIQNTNKPDELFPLGNLSKLKEIKNSLMVKQTESGPKLSLGTVLDTQEFGLVQQHNFVDEIKDEEGEKVPEKENTGEEKEKVEAFVRKDVEKVKDEQVPKEVEAENQKEKSPEKVSATPNHSAWFKAFGAPKKSKKPEEEEAAKKKVETSPTEQESTGLGMVPKSPVSAVNGAETTPYSGQPIPRQRKASTGSTVSERSSYSQDPDSPRIAIDERMYPGPYPSPLGASPILTSPKPEELPKSASPYSLNGAIKVGFYQDTTTKSSPEKSCSPREQPSTYPQYSQHVYSSAASPAMTGLTSPSYGSYGSYHTTTVSAADAKKAGNSSKSPASYYDQYKRPEESTDYTNSMSPNNNPNSPYQHQQMSPYQQQHSPYQQQQHSPFQQQQQTQQKVNSGPISPYQASTPQQQTAMSPQQPQQPQYHPRQQQQQQQQQQVQQQVQKSMQGPPVSPFSHSNHSSPYSQHDPNSPYSQAQPEQLSPFQNPNSPKQAPAQVPPEGSQITTTNATEWQPPSHIPPQFDAQQQHPMMPPAAHGQQQPLQPPSQCNQDKQPTQLQHPRHLQAPMAHHAQEMPQNMTPAHQNYPPYTTLQGKRYEEPQNPFMPPQQSLRQQNVYDPSVAEASNLQNPLNYRQNAQQQPMQSAPEDVDKNHPVDPMARLAAADKQQQQQMFDLLAFSKYGKQLDISTSKAFEMFNRAASMGFPKTLPLAASGSAVPPSGSSKTPPDLFDLNYGKGIQQTDYTGQPVVGGNNPRAVQQQKTITELGPMAGYQQQLKQHHGVENKSIPGAHQAQNPQLQQAAQQHLPSAAAKGVDLAIPNPRQVPLLHETEAPGGGQKNPPNAPRYETLQPPGAYKAPHPYNPSASSALIDPSLRNLTPLPIMDEHLLSLQQSTASGYYDKTIPSAHMFGKNMHQQMFSTPPISTMSPYNAAREAPGGNNYQLRIPPEAAGVHHDMTTGGAKVQQQQVQEVPTTKGRKGGKKKKAAATAAAAAVTANAAAEMMVQNPMQQQQGFQSYAGLKTGTVAAASGAATAGTDSSAISLKSASMVPGSAFNFGPTPTGLGLPYGPENPPGYLEDFRNNPNPYYLPPGHRNNPDAAAVAEKSGGNVPVSAPSYHQFLSHPTTRPSYPFMNSPQLDTTSPLYQQYLQRATESEFRAQMMLNQGLLGPPGAPGAYSQSSYHHALGMHKSPYDAMNTMNRAPWF, from the exons ATGAATAGAAAGCAGAAAGAAGTGAAGAAGACTGTTTCTTCAGCCAAAATGTCACCGGCAACGAACAAACTCCCCGGACGGCAGACGAATAATTCGCTGTCGTCCATCACGGGGAATATAATCATTCCGGAAATGAGTTCTGGAAGTGCAAAGAGTGGTAGtgctggtggtggtggtggtggtgggagTGCGACAGCCGAAAAGGTTAGCACCACAACtacagcagcaacagcagcagcagcagcggaGAAAGTGAGGAAGAAGAAGGCAAAAGCATCTCAAAT ATTCACAACATCAATCATTCCAACTCTTAGTTTTACGGAGACAGAGGAAGTCCTCCAAATTGGTATGCACAAAGTGCTGGAGTATGTGAAGAATCACAAAGATGCATGGCCCTTTATGGATCCCGTTGAGGAGGATATTGCTCCGCGATATTATTCAATCATTAGAAG GCCAATGGATTTGCTGAAGATGGAGGAGAAATTGGATAATGGAGAGTATGCGACCTTTACGGAATTTCGCAATGATTTTAAACTCATTGTCAATAATTGTCGCCTCTACAATGGACAGAATAATG aatacaCGGAAATGGTGAATAATTTGCAAGAGGCATTTGAGAAGGGGACAAAGAAGTACTTTGAACAAAATTCCTCCGATGAGGAGGATGCAAATCTCGAGTATCCGGATCTCAAGACAAATGTCTTCCGGGAGAAGTATGCGGGTACGGTGAAGCCCACAACGCCCACTAAAGGTGCCACGACAACGCCTTCAAAGGTGGCAACACCGACAAAATCAAACAGTTCGAAGAAGGAAGTTGTGGTGCCGAAGAAGAGTACAACGAAGAGATCAAAACACAGCGTTGATGAGGAATCAGAGGAGAGTGATGTGAGTGAGAAGGTGGTGAAGGTGAAGAAGGGTCGTGTGAGTGAGGCCAAGGAGAGTGCGGAGCGGCAGAAGACGAAGAATAAGCATCAGGAAGTGAGTAGTGCAGCAGTAAAGGAGCCCATTGAGAGCCCACGTGGGGTAAAGAGGAAGAGGAAGGAGAAGGATAAAGATCGGAAGAGACGGAAGAAAAATGACGGGAAGAGTGATGCAAAGAGTCAGGAGAGTGAAGGAGAAGACACAGAAGTTGAAgagattgagaagaaagtAGTCAAAGGACGTGGAAAGGAACAGTCAAAGGGAAGTTCAGCAAAGAAGGAAAAGCCCCAAAAGGTAAGTCAGGAAAAGGGAGCAGCGAGTTCCGCAAAACGGAACaagaaaagtgcaaaagaaGTCACGAAGAAGGTGTCAGAAAGCCCCCCTAAAAATGCTGGGAAGAGTGGGCAGAAGAAGACAAAAACAAACCCAAAGGAAGGAAGtgcaaagaatgaaaaaaactcaaagagTAAGAAAGTGAATGAAGCAGCTGCACAAATGGTTTCAAAGGATTTCAGTTCAGACGGAAGTCTCATTGACTTCCCCGTTGTTGCGAAGAAGAAGGCTGCTGAGAAGAAAGAAGGTAAGAAggtgaaggaaaaatcaacaaagaatAAGGAGAAAGTCCCGGAAAAGCCCAAGGATGAGGAATCTCCACGGAGGAATAAGCACAAAGGTAAAACGGAAGCTGTTGCGGAGAAGAAGACGAAAGCTCCGTCAAATCTCTCACCAATCTCATCAGAACGTTCATCAATCCTATCCCAAAGTGCctccaaaatgaataattccaAAGTAAACAGCAAAACATCCACGAGTCGCTTCCATCGGGATGATGACTTGATGTCAATATCCAGTCGTAGCTTCTCACGGAGCCCAAGTCCGGTTTCATCAACCTTCTCCAATGATTCCGATGATTTCCACACAAAACGGAAGCTTCCATCGCGTCCCCCAACACCCGATATCCGGGATAAGTTTGATTTAATCAAAGAACGAAGACGAAGACTCCTCGGTGAGGAGAAGTCCGGATCAAGGAGTGATCATAGTGCATCAGGGAAGGGAAAATCTGGGAAAGGTTCGACGAAGAGTTCCCCCAAAGATGTAGGACTCCTGACGAAGGATACAAAGGATAAACATCAAACACTCAATGAGACAATTGAGAAACTGAAGCTCAGCAATGAGAAGACAAAGCAGCGAACGGCTGTAATTGATGAGATTCTCGGTGGGATGAAGCCACCGCGTGAGCAGGAAAAAACAATCTTTGAACGGCTCAAGGATCCAAATGTCGAAACTAAGTCTTCTGGCGCGAAACACACTCAGGGgagggagaagaagaaggatgAGTATGATTTTGTTGATGATTCCGTGCCGCCTGCAGTATCGTCGCATCGGCAGAAGAAGGAGAATCAGGCAAAGGGTGGTGGGAAGAAGAATAGCAAATCATCGAAGGTGCTCGCCGAGACGACGCCAAAGAAGAACAGCAAGACGAACATGGAAGCTCTGGAGCAGGGAGTGTGGGAGCAAACGCTGAAGGATATCAATAGATGGCTGGAACCACCTTCGGACAGTAATTCCCCATCTCGGTACATTTGGGATGATTTCGAGGCTGAAGACTTTCGACGGCCTGTGCCAATTCAGCAGCCTGCTCCACGACCAACACCACCGACTGATGTTCCATTGTTGGCAACGCCACAAAAGGAAGCACCTACACAGGCAGGAGGACCGAGACCAAATCAGCCGCAAGGGCAAAACCCTCCTTCTGCGCCGCAGCGAAAAGATGCGTCAAGGGATAAAAGGAAAACACTAAAGGATAAGATAACGGTGAGGAAGCGTGAAGTAGCTCGTCCCATTGACAGATTACAGCCGGGCAAGACAAAGGGGAATCTCATACAGAACACCAATAAACCCGATGAACTCTTCCCGCTGGGGAACTTGTCGAAGctgaaagaaatcaaaaactCCTTGATGGTGAAGCAAACGGAGTCAGGACCAAAGTTGAGCCTTGGAACTGTGCTGGATACGCAGGAATTTGGTTTAGTGCAACAGCACAATTTTGTTGATGAAATAAAGGATGAGGAGGGAGAGAAAGTGCCGGAGAAGGAGAACACGGGCGAGGAGAAGGAGAAAGTTGAAGCATTTGTACGGAAGGATGTGGAGAAGGTGAAGGATGAACAGGTACCGAAGGAAGTTGAGGCGGAAAATCAGAAGGAAAAAAGTCCGGAGAAGGTTTCAGCAACACCCAATCACAGTGCGTGGTTTAAGGCTTTCGGAGCACcgaagaaatcaaagaaacCCGAAGAGGAGGAAGCAGCGAAGAAGAAGGTGGAAACATCGCCAACGGAACAGGAGTCAACGGGACTGGGAATGGTGCCAAAGTCACCCGTTTCGGCGGTAAATGGCGCTGAAACAACACCGTACAGCGGACAGCCGATTCCGCGACAGAGGAAGGCAAGTACGGGTAGTACGGTGTCTGAGCGTTCATCATACAGTCAAGATCCCGATAGCCCGAGGATAGCTATTGATGAGAGAATGTACCCAGGCCCGTATCCATCGCCCCTGGGTGCATCACCCATACTCACGTCGCCTAAACCCGAAGAATTGCCAAAGTCTGCATCGCCATACTCCCTAAATGGTGCCATAAAGGTGGGCTTCTACCAGGATACAACAACAAAGAGTAGTCCTGAGAAGAGTTGTAGCCCACGTGAGCAACCCTCAACGTACCCACAATACTCGCAGCATGTTTACTCCTCAGCTGCATCACCAGCCATGACGGGGCTGACAAGCCCATCGTACGGAAGCTATGGCAGCTACCACACGACAACGGTCTCAGCAGCTGATGCCAAGAAGGCCGGCAACAGCAGTAAGAGTCCTGCATCCTACTATGATCAGTACAAACGACCTGAGGAGTCGACAGACTACACAAACTCAATGAGTCCCAATAACAATCCCAATTCTCCGTATCAACATCAACAAATGTCTCCGTATCAGCAACAACACTCCCCGtatcaacaacaacaacactcACCGTtccagcagcagcaacagacGCAGCAGAAGGTAAACAGTGGACCAATTTCTCCATATCAAGCATCAACGCCACAACAACAAACAGCCATGTCGCCGCAACAACCACAACAGCCGCAGTATCATCCaaggcagcagcagcaacaacaacagcagcagcaagTACAGCAGCAGGTGCAGAAATCAATGCAGGGACCGCCAGTTTCGCCGTTTTCCCATTCAAATCACAGTTCGCCGTATTCGCAGCATGATCCCAATTCGCCGTATTCTCAGGCACAACCTGAGCAGCTGTCGCCATTCCAGAATCCAAATTCTCCCAAACAAGCTCCGGCGCAGGTTCCACCGGAAGGGAGTCAAATTACCACAACAAATGCCACGGAATGGCAACCACCGAGTCACATTCCGCCACAATTTGATGCGCAACAACAACACCCGATGATGCCACCAGCAGCTCATGGGCAGCAGCAACCGTTGCAACCACCGTCGCAGTGCAATCAGGACAAACAACCAACACAGTTGCAGCATCCACGGCATTTGCAGGCCCCAATGGCGCATCATGCACAGGAAATGCCGCAAAATATGACGCCGGCACATCAAAACTACCCGCCGTACACAACGCTTCAGGGGAAACGCTACGAAGAGCCACAGAATCCCTTCATGCCACCACAGCAGAGTCTAAGGCAGCAAAATGTCTACGATCCATCTGTTGCAGAGGCATCCAATCTGCAAAATCCTCTCAACTACCGGCAGAATGCGCAGCAACAACCAATGCAATCAGCACCGGAGGATGTGGATAAGAATCATCCAGTAGATCCAATGGCAAGGCTGGCAGCGGCGGataagcagcagcagcaacaaatGTTTGATTTGCTGGCATTCAGCAAGTATGGCAAACAATTGGATATTTCCACGTCAAAAGCATTTGAAATGTTCAATCGGGCTGCTTCAATGGGTTTCCCAAAGACACTCCCACTGGCTGCCAGTGGATCAGCCGTTCCGCCCAGTGGAAGCAGCAAAACACCACCGGATTTGTTTGATCTCAACTACGGCAAAGGGATCCAGCAGACAGACTACACAGGGCAGCCTGTTGTGGGTGGGAACAATCCACGTGCGGTGCAGCAGCAGAAAACAATCACAGAATTGGGACCAATGGCTGGGTATCAGCAGCAACTGAAGCAGCATCATGGTGTTGAG AATAAATCAATTCCGGGGGCGCATCAGGCACAAAATCCTCAACTTCAGCAAGCAGCACAGCAACACCTGCCCAGTGCTGCTGCAAAGGGGGTGGATTTGGCAATTCCCAACCCCCGGCAGGTGCCACTTCTACACGAAACCGAAGCTCCGGGAGGTGGGCAGAAGAATCCCCCCAATGCGCCGCGGTATGAGACTCTTCAGCCTCCGGGAGCCTACAAAGCCCCCCATCCGTACAATCCTTCAGCAAGTTCAGCACTCATTGATCCGAGCTTGAGGAATCTCACGCCTCTGCCCATAATGGATGAGCACCTGTTGAGTCTGCAGCAGAGCACGGCGAGTGGGTACTACGACAAGACAATCCCATCGGCGCACATGTTTGGGAAGAATATGCATCAGCAGATGTTCTCCACACCTCCCATTTCCACCATGTCGCCGTACAATGCAGCCCGGGAGGCACCTGGCGGGAATAACTATCAGTTGAGGATACCTCCGGAAGCTGCTGGGGTGCACCATGATATGACAACGGGTGGTGCAAAGGTTCAGCAGCAGCAGGTGCAGGAAGTTCCAACGACAAAGGGGCGCAAAGgtgggaagaagaagaaagcaGCAGCAACGGCGGCGGCGGCAGCAGTGACGGCAAATGCAGCAGCTGAAATGATGGTACAGAATCCAATGCAACAGCAGCAGGGCTTCCAATCGTATGCTGGCCTGAAGACGGGCACAGTGGCAGCTGCAAGTGGAGCTGCCACAGCCGGCACGGATTCCTCGGCAATTTCTCTCAAATCCGCAAGTATGGTGCCCGGGAGTGCCTTTAATTTTGGACCAACACCCACTGGGCTGGGGCTGCCGTATGGCCCGGAGAATCCTCCCGGATACCTCGAGGACTTCCGGAACAATCCCAATCCGTACTACCTGCCGCCGGGGCATCGAAATAATCCCGACGCCGCGGCTGTGGCGGAGAAAAGTGGAGGGAATGTGCCCGTTTCAGCGCCGTCGTACCATCAATTCCTCTCTCATCCCACAACGAGACCTTCCTACCCCTTCATGAATTCCCCGCAGTTGGACACAACGTCCCCACTGTACCAGCAATACCTCCAGCGAGCGACTGAAAGTGAATTCCGTGCCCAAATGATGCTCAATCAGGGACTCCTGGGACCACCGGGGGCGCCCGGAGCGTATTCCCAGTCAAGCTATCATCATGCCCTTGGGATGCACAAATCACCCTACGATGCCATGAATACCATGAACAGAGCTCCGTGGTTCTGA